A single window of Candidatus Eisenbacteria bacterium DNA harbors:
- a CDS encoding CsgG/HfaB family protein translates to MMKEIRLILLAGALLLAGAPLLLMTTAGFCQSDMNITEQDLARFRESPMEFFFEMESGSAIRAAEILLQEKDLHNGERKDILTTMGMIYLAEGHPRAARASFMECITQDPQAELTGAAKLPPPVVNLFYSLRDSIVLARRIERPLQLNTLAIGDIENNSIIPGPFDLDKFAKGLVHIITTDLSGIDNLTLVDRQRLDVLRREIEMNNNDAIFDPEKRVAFGKLTGAGSFLFGSLMMAEKNNLRIDLRLVETETGEILLAESVDGKAKSGSDLIKLEQKLVVDILAPKIKDLLGGGPEDWDKNLKNQIRRREDEKYLVMVLATGRAVLAEEAGDLAAAATAWAEVVALDPRNEQAAGRTRSLAAYAAYTSKE, encoded by the coding sequence ATGATGAAAGAGATCCGGTTGATCCTGCTCGCGGGTGCGCTGCTGCTTGCGGGCGCGCCGCTGCTCCTCATGACAACCGCGGGGTTCTGTCAAAGCGACATGAATATCACCGAGCAGGACCTGGCTCGTTTCCGGGAAAGCCCGATGGAATTCTTTTTCGAAATGGAATCGGGTTCTGCGATTCGCGCCGCAGAAATTCTTCTTCAAGAGAAGGATTTACACAATGGTGAGAGAAAAGACATTCTTACCACCATGGGGATGATCTATCTGGCAGAGGGTCATCCCCGCGCGGCGCGGGCGTCATTTATGGAATGTATAACTCAGGATCCCCAGGCCGAGTTGACCGGCGCCGCAAAGCTCCCACCGCCGGTCGTGAATCTCTTCTATTCGCTTCGGGACAGCATTGTCTTGGCGAGACGGATTGAGCGTCCCCTGCAACTCAACACGCTTGCCATCGGGGACATCGAAAACAACTCCATCATTCCGGGACCGTTCGATCTCGACAAATTCGCAAAGGGGCTGGTTCATATCATCACCACCGATCTCTCCGGGATCGACAACCTCACTCTCGTGGACCGGCAGCGCCTTGATGTTCTCCGCCGGGAGATCGAGATGAACAACAACGACGCCATTTTTGATCCCGAGAAACGGGTGGCGTTCGGCAAGCTTACCGGGGCGGGCTCGTTTCTTTTCGGCAGTCTCATGATGGCCGAAAAGAACAACCTCCGAATCGATCTCCGGCTGGTTGAAACCGAGACCGGTGAAATCCTCCTCGCGGAGAGTGTCGACGGCAAAGCCAAGAGCGGATCCGATCTGATCAAGCTGGAACAGAAGCTGGTGGTCGATATCCTAGCCCCAAAAATCAAAGACCTTCTGGGTGGCGGTCCGGAGGATTGGGATAAAAACTTGAAAAACCAGATTCGTCGGCGAGAGGATGAGAAGTATCTTGTGATGGTGCTGGCAACAGGTCGGGCCGTGCTGGCTGAAGAGGCGGGCGATTTGGCGGCCGCCGCAACGGCATGGGCCGAGGTTGTCGCGTTGGATCCGAGGAATGAACAGGCCGCCGGCCGCACCCGTTCTCTGGCCGCCTACGCGGCCTATACCTCGAAGGAGTAA
- a CDS encoding tetratricopeptide repeat protein — MSTWKLFLVSFILSSTLLAGCSGGPKPQHLFKQGDYKTALALYQERAERLPDNAETFRAIGACQYELGDVTAALASLEKAHELDSKDASTLFLLGRVNEKLNDPGGALAAYTAYMERKPDAVEVSARMNLLRRQMLEKQTQILVAREGMMTATPPSRLTLAVFDFENLSPDSLLTPLGKGLAAMLITDLSQADSLRLVERQRLQVLLDELGMTHAAPPAGTPADKPAGEPAATADPILQLKTNLATLISSDGTPYYKGPLDSEQTTMYKNAVRAFQRDAGLVVDGIPGPNTRNAVKAALKAQTSKTGAEGSAFAQGRAPRLGRLLSAGTLLQGSFLTFEEGAQVRLDADLLATETGSPRADVQPAAGKLEQVLHLEKELVLSILAALGLSPSVDERAILMDMPTESFDAFLAYCRGLDMEERGYPAQAAGYYRDAANLDPGFRIASSRADILSVTPEDQESYDAGEMEKIGETKPPTDDRHIHQGEIIGLVPPPEKTQADPQLTPGQKLPTEGTIIVEGDVPN; from the coding sequence ATGTCAACTTGGAAGTTATTCCTCGTCTCATTCATCTTGTCGTCTACCCTCCTGGCGGGATGTTCGGGTGGACCCAAGCCGCAGCACCTCTTCAAACAGGGTGATTACAAAACTGCGCTGGCGCTTTATCAGGAACGCGCGGAGAGACTCCCCGACAATGCCGAGACCTTCCGCGCTATCGGAGCCTGCCAATATGAGCTCGGGGATGTCACCGCGGCCCTGGCTTCATTGGAAAAGGCCCACGAACTGGATTCAAAAGATGCTTCCACGCTTTTCCTGCTCGGACGGGTCAATGAAAAGCTGAATGACCCGGGCGGCGCCCTGGCCGCCTACACCGCCTATATGGAAAGAAAGCCGGATGCGGTGGAGGTTAGTGCGCGGATGAACCTCCTCCGGCGGCAGATGCTCGAAAAGCAGACGCAGATCCTCGTCGCTCGTGAGGGTATGATGACGGCGACGCCCCCCTCCCGGCTGACCCTGGCTGTCTTCGATTTTGAGAACCTCTCGCCCGATTCCTTACTGACACCTCTGGGCAAAGGATTAGCGGCGATGTTGATCACCGATCTCTCGCAAGCCGATTCGCTGCGCCTGGTGGAACGGCAGCGACTCCAAGTGCTTCTTGATGAATTGGGAATGACGCATGCGGCGCCGCCGGCGGGGACACCCGCTGACAAGCCGGCGGGAGAACCGGCGGCGACCGCCGATCCGATCCTCCAACTCAAAACAAACTTGGCGACCCTCATCTCATCGGACGGCACGCCCTATTACAAAGGCCCTTTGGATTCCGAACAAACGACAATGTATAAAAATGCAGTTCGAGCTTTTCAACGCGACGCCGGATTGGTTGTCGACGGTATCCCCGGTCCCAACACCCGGAATGCCGTGAAGGCCGCGCTGAAGGCACAGACGTCAAAGACGGGGGCCGAAGGATCGGCTTTTGCACAGGGACGTGCGCCCCGTCTAGGACGTCTCCTCAGCGCAGGAACCCTTCTGCAGGGATCATTTTTAACATTTGAGGAAGGGGCGCAGGTCCGTTTGGACGCCGATCTGCTGGCGACGGAAACGGGCAGCCCCCGTGCCGACGTACAACCCGCGGCCGGAAAACTCGAACAGGTCCTCCACTTGGAAAAGGAACTGGTTCTCTCGATTCTAGCGGCGCTCGGACTCTCTCCCAGTGTCGACGAACGGGCGATTCTCATGGATATGCCGACCGAATCATTTGACGCCTTCCTCGCCTATTGCCGCGGTTTGGATATGGAGGAGCGCGGCTATCCCGCCCAGGCTGCGGGATACTACCGTGATGCGGCGAATCTCGATCCCGGCTTCCGCATAGCCTCTTCCAGAGCTGATATCCTATCGGTCACCCCTGAAGATCAAGAAAGCTACGATGCCGGTGAGATGGAAAAGATCGGCGAGACAAAACCACCGACCGATGACCGGCATATCCACCAGGGCGAGATCATCGGCCTTGTTCCCCCACCGGAGAAAACGCAGGCCGATCCACAGTTGACCCCGGGGCAAAAGCTACCCACCGAGGGAACCATTATTGTTGAAGGGGATGTGCCCAATTGA
- a CDS encoding PEGA domain-containing protein, with protein MKNESAMTTGKKPSLRPGGWRLAASAETGWSIPPMNFTTGLIFLGLFLPLLFSACGGQGGLKIDVRDMSNNSVADVEIRQVGQDNRLLGKTNESGTATIHPDRGEGSVLIKLNRPAEDGRVYQFRASYTLSEEDFRVGVKVIRIEGIDGESPSGQITTSLLRLSSTPTGAEVWINGAYKGITPISLPDLAPGRSLVILTKQGWHPDSTEIFLEAGDEVEHFRELSATAVKTASLEILSDPSGAAIYIDGAPTNRTTPATLTDLQPGERRVRSSLSGYKNVERTVRLKAGGAGFIDLGPLPLVESTPAPVPRDDSNIAAPVSSSFEKRYGVSTAPYFAEVYIDGSDQNLNILGKFSLTLKDGLHRFRVINQQAGIDRVLTYEVKKGDPNDKLILDWSKGVVRAKKD; from the coding sequence GTGAAGAATGAATCCGCAATGACGACCGGCAAAAAACCCAGCCTGAGACCCGGCGGATGGCGTCTAGCCGCCTCTGCGGAAACCGGGTGGTCTATCCCGCCCATGAACTTCACGACGGGCCTGATCTTCCTTGGCTTGTTTCTTCCCCTCCTCTTTTCCGCCTGTGGCGGCCAAGGGGGGTTGAAGATTGATGTCCGCGATATGTCTAACAACTCGGTCGCCGATGTGGAAATCCGCCAGGTCGGCCAGGACAATCGCCTGCTGGGAAAAACCAATGAAAGCGGTACAGCCACGATCCACCCCGACCGGGGAGAGGGCTCCGTTCTGATTAAATTGAACCGGCCCGCCGAAGATGGACGCGTCTACCAGTTCCGTGCTTCCTATACCCTGTCGGAGGAGGATTTCCGTGTCGGCGTCAAGGTCATCCGCATTGAAGGGATCGACGGTGAGAGCCCATCCGGACAGATCACGACCAGTCTCTTGCGGCTATCCAGCACGCCGACAGGAGCCGAAGTTTGGATCAATGGTGCGTATAAAGGCATAACTCCCATCAGCTTACCCGATCTCGCCCCCGGGCGCTCTCTGGTCATCCTGACGAAGCAGGGTTGGCACCCGGATTCGACCGAGATTTTTCTCGAGGCGGGCGATGAAGTGGAGCACTTCCGGGAGCTCTCCGCCACCGCCGTCAAGACCGCCAGCCTGGAGATCCTATCGGATCCCTCCGGCGCGGCGATTTATATCGACGGCGCTCCAACCAACCGCACAACACCGGCGACACTGACCGATCTCCAGCCGGGTGAGCGCCGCGTCCGCTCCAGCCTGAGCGGCTACAAAAATGTGGAGCGGACCGTCCGTCTCAAGGCCGGAGGCGCCGGCTTTATCGATCTCGGCCCACTTCCTCTCGTTGAATCGACCCCCGCCCCCGTTCCCCGGGACGACTCCAATATCGCCGCCCCCGTGTCTTCGTCGTTCGAGAAACGGTACGGCGTGAGTACCGCCCCCTATTTCGCGGAAGTTTATATCGACGGCTCCGACCAGAACCTCAATATTCTGGGCAAGTTCAGTTTGACATTGAAAGATGGTCTTCACCGATTCAGGGTCATCAACCAACAGGCGGGTATCGATCGCGTCCTCACCTATGAGGTCAAGAAGGGCGATCCTAATGACAAATTGATATTGGATTGGAGCAAAGGCGTCGTCCGCGCCAAGAAAGATTAA
- a CDS encoding CsgG/HfaB family protein, with amino-acid sequence MFRYGGETMIPYTNRENGRSTSIAAAAGDMLLLLAIACLLLVPVRPAESQAPVPEDPSLVGDSKSVCQAFWDQEYDEALKLADKILKTEESIPVKVGVYKCTACTYVAKGELPNAMKSIESMLQLDPSARYSPDYLYPPPVLDLYHTVRESLYAGSMDIKTIAIGDFEDNSVFVDKDGKYDYSKLRLALVHTVMADLAQATSLKIVDRQRTETILKEIELGQSGFTDPEEAVRAGKLLGAQTFIFGQYMILNKNTVRIDARVVHTATGEVILTHSTTGDFSGDPEKFLALERDLVMGLAEGIEKILLLGEAPMECRSLAASYFDGKTKTIGKRKKYVESKFLTAEALELEDRGDLKQARTVWHSVVELDPENDVARARVRSLDALL; translated from the coding sequence GTGTTCCGATATGGAGGTGAAACGATGATCCCTTATACAAACCGTGAGAATGGCCGTTCCACATCAATCGCCGCAGCCGCCGGGGACATGCTTCTTTTACTTGCCATCGCCTGTCTTCTGCTTGTACCGGTACGCCCCGCCGAATCCCAGGCGCCGGTTCCCGAGGATCCCTCGCTGGTGGGAGATTCAAAAAGCGTCTGCCAGGCCTTCTGGGATCAGGAATACGACGAAGCGTTGAAGTTAGCGGATAAAATCCTAAAGACAGAGGAATCCATACCGGTGAAGGTCGGCGTGTACAAATGCACAGCCTGCACCTATGTCGCCAAGGGAGAGCTCCCCAATGCGATGAAGTCTATCGAGAGCATGCTCCAGCTGGATCCATCCGCCCGTTACTCGCCTGATTATCTCTATCCCCCGCCGGTGCTCGATCTCTATCACACTGTTCGGGAATCACTCTACGCCGGGTCGATGGATATCAAAACCATCGCCATTGGAGATTTCGAAGACAACTCGGTTTTTGTCGACAAGGACGGGAAGTATGACTACTCCAAGCTGCGCCTGGCACTCGTCCACACGGTCATGGCCGATCTGGCGCAGGCGACATCATTGAAGATCGTCGACCGGCAGCGCACCGAGACGATTCTTAAGGAGATCGAGCTGGGGCAATCGGGTTTCACCGATCCCGAAGAGGCGGTCCGCGCCGGCAAGCTGCTCGGCGCCCAAACCTTTATTTTCGGTCAATATATGATTCTTAATAAGAACACTGTACGGATCGACGCCCGGGTTGTTCATACAGCGACGGGAGAGGTTATCCTGACGCACAGCACCACCGGCGATTTCTCTGGCGACCCGGAGAAATTCCTAGCCCTCGAAAGGGATTTGGTGATGGGCCTGGCCGAGGGGATCGAGAAGATTCTGCTTTTGGGCGAGGCGCCCATGGAATGCCGGAGCCTGGCCGCATCCTATTTCGATGGAAAAACCAAGACCATCGGCAAGCGCAAGAAATACGTCGAAAGCAAGTTCCTCACGGCGGAGGCGTTAGAGCTTGAGGACAGAGGCGATCTCAAACAAGCTCGTACGGTCTGGCATTCAGTTGTTGAATTAGATCCCGAAAACGATGTGGCTCGAGCGCGTGTCCGTTCACTGGACGCACTTCTTTGA